From a region of the Gossypium raimondii isolate GPD5lz chromosome 10, ASM2569854v1, whole genome shotgun sequence genome:
- the LOC105775620 gene encoding RING-H2 finger protein ATL72-like translates to MVFEELITLFAKLILLWIAAVLFGNLIKMAFDFLTFDVEVPTCFCIDLVLGRSRRDIHQDIENGLPSSPVVHPAMQRQPSQTELEKTLRPITVGTIVRYEEEKIESQYSECVICLEEFKGGDCCRVLPNCKHQYHQHCIDEWLVKDRHCPLCRGSVHGLEPTPITV, encoded by the coding sequence ATGGTGTTCGAAGAATTGATCACGTTATTCGCAAAGCTCATACTTTTATGGATTGCTGCTGTGCTTTTTGGCAACTTAATCAAGATGGCGTTTGATTTCTTGACGTTTGATGTGGAAGTGCCTACATGTTTTTGCATAGATTTAGTGCTTGGTCGTTCCCGCCGGGATATCCACCAAGATATCGAAAACGGGCTACCTAGCTCTCCAGTAGTTCATCCTGCCATGCAAAGACAGCCATCACAGACGGAGCTTGAAAAAACTTTGAGGCCAATCACGGTCGGGACCATTGTTCGGTACGAGGAGGAAAAAATTGAATCGCAGTACAGCGAGTGTGTTATATGCTTGGAAGAGTTTAAAGGCGGAGATTGTTGTAGGGTTCTTCCTAACTGCAAACATCAATACCATCAACATTGCATAGATGAATGGCTGGTTAAGGACAGGCATTGCCCTCTTTGTCGTGGTTCAGTCCATGGTTTAGAACCGACACCCATCACTGTGTAG
- the LOC105778069 gene encoding ATPase GET3B isoform X2, which produces MFMVDVRSVAAPTEDVAGFDDMVSGKQRKYYMLGGKGGVGKTSCAASLAVKFANNGHHTLVVSTDPAHSLSDSFAQDLTGGMLVPVEGPDFPLFALEINPEKAREEFRDAAKNNGVTGVKDFMDGMGLGMLAEQLGELKLGELLDTPPPGLDEAIAISKVMQFLDSPQYSKFTRIVFDTAPTGHTLRLLSLPDFLDASIGKILKLREKIASATSAIKSVFGQEETRQNAADKLEQLRERMVKVRDLFRDTDSTEFVIVTIPTVMAVSESSRFRASLSKENVPVRRLIVNQILPPSAFDCKFCAVKRKDQMRALDMIRNDPELSSLKLIQSPLVDMEIRGVPALKFMGDFVWK; this is translated from the exons atgtttatGGTAGATG TGAGATCAGTGGCTGCTCCAACAGAAGATGTTGCAGGGTTTGATGACATGGTTTCCGGGAAGCAACGTAAGTATTACATGCTAGGCGGCAAGGGAGGTGTAGGAAAGACAAGTTGCGCTGCTTCATTAGCTGTAAAATTCGCAAATAATGGACATCACACTCTTGTTGTCTCAACCGATCCAGCTCATTCGTTGTCTGATTCTTTCGCGCAG GATTTGACTGGAGGAATGCTAGTACCAGTTGAAGGACCCGACTTTCCCTTGTTTGCTCTTGAA ATAAACCCGGAGAAGGCTAGGGAAGAATTTAGGGATGCAGCTAAGAACAATGGTGTAACTGGGGTCAAAGATTTTATGGATGGCATGGGCCTCGGGATGCTTGCCGAACAG TTAGGAGAGCTGAAATTGGGAGAGCTACTGGACACTCCACCTCCCGGTTTAGATGAAGCGATTGCAATTTCAAAG GTGATGCAATTTCTTGATTCGCCACAATATAGCAAGTTTACTCGAATAGTTTTTGACACTGCACCAACA GGACATACTTTGCGACTTTTGTCTTTGCCAGACTTCTTGGATGCATCCATAGGCAAGATATTGAAG CTTAGAGAGAAGATAGCATCAGCCACCTCAGCCATTAAATCTGTTTTCGGACAAGAAGAAACCCGTCAAAATGCT GCTGACAAGTTGGAGCAGCTGAGGGAGCGGATGGTGAAAGTGAGAGACCTTTTCCGTGACACAGATTCTACCGAGTTTGTCATCGTCACAATCCCCACG GTGATGGCAGTCAGCGAGTCATCTAGGTTTCGAGCCTCCTTGAGCAAGGAAAATGTTCCAGTCCGGAGACTTATTGTTAATCAGATTCTTCCCCCTTCGGCCTTCGACTGCAAATTTTGTGCAGTGAAAAGGAAG GATCAGATGCGCGCACTTGATATGATTCGGAACGATCCTGAGCTATCGAGCTTGAAGTTAATCCAGTCGCCCCTAGTTGACATGGAGATTAGGGGTGTTCCAGCACTTAAATTTATGGGGGACTTTGTATGGAAATAA
- the LOC105778069 gene encoding ATPase GET3B isoform X1 codes for MEKTAALNASFTSYSLSFNKILTPKNSMAAVSFLASFSPRIHSLSSPFPSLSIKPKRPTNTFQVRSVAAPTEDVAGFDDMVSGKQRKYYMLGGKGGVGKTSCAASLAVKFANNGHHTLVVSTDPAHSLSDSFAQDLTGGMLVPVEGPDFPLFALEINPEKAREEFRDAAKNNGVTGVKDFMDGMGLGMLAEQLGELKLGELLDTPPPGLDEAIAISKVMQFLDSPQYSKFTRIVFDTAPTGHTLRLLSLPDFLDASIGKILKLREKIASATSAIKSVFGQEETRQNAADKLEQLRERMVKVRDLFRDTDSTEFVIVTIPTVMAVSESSRFRASLSKENVPVRRLIVNQILPPSAFDCKFCAVKRKDQMRALDMIRNDPELSSLKLIQSPLVDMEIRGVPALKFMGDFVWK; via the exons ATGGAAAAAACAGCAGCTCTGAATGCTTCTTTTACTTCATATTCTTTGTCTTTTAACAAGATTTTAACTCCTAAAAATTCCATGGCAGCAGTTAGTTTTTTGGCTTCTTTTTCACCAAGAATTCACTCCTTATCTTCACCTTTTCCTTCACTTTCCATCAAACCAAAGCGACCCACAaacacttttcaag TGAGATCAGTGGCTGCTCCAACAGAAGATGTTGCAGGGTTTGATGACATGGTTTCCGGGAAGCAACGTAAGTATTACATGCTAGGCGGCAAGGGAGGTGTAGGAAAGACAAGTTGCGCTGCTTCATTAGCTGTAAAATTCGCAAATAATGGACATCACACTCTTGTTGTCTCAACCGATCCAGCTCATTCGTTGTCTGATTCTTTCGCGCAG GATTTGACTGGAGGAATGCTAGTACCAGTTGAAGGACCCGACTTTCCCTTGTTTGCTCTTGAA ATAAACCCGGAGAAGGCTAGGGAAGAATTTAGGGATGCAGCTAAGAACAATGGTGTAACTGGGGTCAAAGATTTTATGGATGGCATGGGCCTCGGGATGCTTGCCGAACAG TTAGGAGAGCTGAAATTGGGAGAGCTACTGGACACTCCACCTCCCGGTTTAGATGAAGCGATTGCAATTTCAAAG GTGATGCAATTTCTTGATTCGCCACAATATAGCAAGTTTACTCGAATAGTTTTTGACACTGCACCAACA GGACATACTTTGCGACTTTTGTCTTTGCCAGACTTCTTGGATGCATCCATAGGCAAGATATTGAAG CTTAGAGAGAAGATAGCATCAGCCACCTCAGCCATTAAATCTGTTTTCGGACAAGAAGAAACCCGTCAAAATGCT GCTGACAAGTTGGAGCAGCTGAGGGAGCGGATGGTGAAAGTGAGAGACCTTTTCCGTGACACAGATTCTACCGAGTTTGTCATCGTCACAATCCCCACG GTGATGGCAGTCAGCGAGTCATCTAGGTTTCGAGCCTCCTTGAGCAAGGAAAATGTTCCAGTCCGGAGACTTATTGTTAATCAGATTCTTCCCCCTTCGGCCTTCGACTGCAAATTTTGTGCAGTGAAAAGGAAG GATCAGATGCGCGCACTTGATATGATTCGGAACGATCCTGAGCTATCGAGCTTGAAGTTAATCCAGTCGCCCCTAGTTGACATGGAGATTAGGGGTGTTCCAGCACTTAAATTTATGGGGGACTTTGTATGGAAATAA
- the LOC105777321 gene encoding ABC transporter G family member 24, with the protein MLKMGLKKLKICSLWSVSIWGFVVLSLLVNMVQCQNFNDYEVNNPDVLPLVTTLVNSRLSNLTTVLSKDISKQASFCIKDPEAEWNKAFNFSSNLEFLASCIEKTQGSFMQRVCTAAEAIFYFDTIFKGSNGNTLKPNRNCNLTSWVSGCEPGWACRTPSNEPDLENSQVIPSRTNSCQPCCEGFFCPRGLTCMIPCPLGSHCPVAKLNDQTGICEPYSYQLPPGKQNHTCGGANVWADVHSSGEVFCSAGSYCPTTVQKELCSKGHYCRKGSTSEKRCFKLTSCNASTSTQDLHAYGIMLIVATVTLLLIIYNCSDQVLTTRERRLAKAREAAARSARETAKARKRWIAAKNAAKKHASELQSHISQKFSFKKSTKDPEELKILDRTRFEADEDSYAPAYTSASSESLSSSAASKGQMHEIEDDIEKHDRFDVSSHDRKSKGHTTKGKQPHTNSQIFKYAYAELEKEKAKQEENKDLTFSGVVSMATNPEIRKRPLIEVSFKDLTLTLKGKDKHLLRCVTGKIKPGRITAVMGPSGAGKTTFISALAGKAMGCKMTGLILINGKNESIRSYRKIIGYVPQDDIVHGNLTVEENLWFNAKCRLPAHLSKPDKVLVVERVIEALGLQMVRDSLVGTVEKRGISGGQRKRVNVGLEMVMEPSLLILDEPTSGLDSASSLQLLRALRHEALEGVNICMVLHQPSYSLFQMFDDLVLLAKGGFTVYHGSAKKAEQYFAGLGIHVPDRVNPPDHFIDILEGIVKPSQSSGVNYKELPVRWMLHNGYPVPPELQQTAARISMPSASPDLSDGISPHAGIDERSFAGELWQDVRTTVEIHRDTIRHNFLKFKDLSSRRTPGVLWQYRYFLGRLGKQRMREAKVQATDYLILLLAGACLGTIGKTGEENFGAIGYTYTIIAVSLLCKIAALRSFSLDKLQYLRERASGMSSLAYFLAKDTIDHFNTVIKPLVYLSMFFFFTNPRSSFAENYVVLLCLVYCVTGIGYAFAIFFHPGSAQLWSVLVPVVLTLVATRTQDNEVLKNISNLCYPKWALEAFVIANTEKYYGVWLITRCGALSKSDYNLHEWTLCIGILILTGIISRLIAFFGMITFRKK; encoded by the exons ATGCTGAAAATGGGGTTGAAGAAGTTAAAAATTTGCTCTTTATGGTCAGTTTCAATCTGGGGCTTTGTAGTTTTGAGTTTATTGGTAAACATGGTacaatgtcaaaatttcaatgATTATGAAGTGAACAACCCAGATGTTCTTCCACTTGTTACAACCCTTGTTAATAGCAGGCTTTCTAATCTTACCACTGTTCTTAGTAAGGATATCAGTAAACAAGCCAGTTTCTGCATAAAGGACCC GGAAGCTGAATGGAATAaagcatttaatttttcatcaaatttggaGTTTTTGGCTTCATGTATTGAAAAAACTCAAG GAAGTTTTATGCAGCGTGTGTGCACAGCTGCGGAGGCTATATTCTACTTCGATACCATTTTCAAAGGTTCAAATGGCAATACTTTGAAGCCTAACAGGAACTGTAATTTAACCTCATGGGTTTCCGGTTGTGAGCCTGGATGGGCTTGTAGAACACCTTCAAATGAGCCGGACCTTGAAAATTCTCAGGTTATTCCTTCTAGGACTAATTCTTGTCAACCATGTTGTGAGGGATTTTTCTGCCCTCGTGGTCTTACGTGCATGATTC CTTGTCCGTTGGGTTCCCATTGTCCGGTTGCAAAACTGAATGATCAAACTGGCATATGTGAGCC ATATTCTTACCAGCTGCCTCCCGGAAAGCAAAACCATACTTGCGGAGGGGCCAATGTATGGGCTGATGTTCATAGCAGTGGTGAGGTGTTCTGTTCTGCAGGGTCATATTGTCCAACAACAGTCCAGAAAGAGCTTTGCAGTAAAGG ACATTACTGCAGGAAGGGTTCAACGTCTGAGAAAC GCTGCTTCAAGTTGACTTCTTGCAATGCAAGCACATCAACTCAAGATCTGCATGCCTATGGAATTATGCTTATA GTTGCTACTGTTACTTTACTCCTTATTATCTACAACTGTTCAGACCAAGTTCTTACCACGAGGGAAAGAAGACTAGCCAAAGCCCGAGAAGCAGCGGCAAGAAGTGCAAGGGAGACAGCTAAAGCACGGAAGAGGTGGATAGCTGCTAAGAATGCTGCTAAGAAGCATGCAAGTGAACTGCAAAGTCATATTTCgcagaaattttcttttaaaaaatccaCAAAAGATCCTGAGGAACTCAAAATATTGGATCGAACAAGGTTTGAAGCAGATGAAGACTCATATGCTCCTGCGTATACGAGTGCTTCAAGTGAGTCTCTATCGTCATCTGCAGCATCCAAGGGGCAGATgcatgaaattgaagatgaCATTGAGAAGCATGACAGATTTGATGTCAGCAGCCATGATAGAAAATCTAAAGGTCATACTACAAAGGGAAAGCAGCCTCATACTAATAGCCAGATTTTTAAGTATGCATATGCTGAACTTGAGAAAGAGAAAGCAAAGCAAGAAGAAAATAAGGATCTTACATTCTCGGGAGTGGTTTCTATGGCAACTAATCCTGAAATCAGGAAAAGGCCTCTGATTGAGGTCTCTTTCAAAGACCTTACACTCACTTTGAAAGGAAAAGACAAGCATCTTTTGAGGTGTGTTACTGGAAAAATTAAGCCCGGTCGCATCACTGCTGTCATGGGCCCTTCCGGTGCTGGGAAAACAACATTTATTTCTGCTCTAGCTGGAAAGGCAATGGGTTGCAAGATGACTGGTTTGATTCTtataaatggaaaaaatgaGTCAATCCGCTCATATAGGAAAATAATTGGTTACGTGCCACAAGATGACATCGTGCATGGGAACTTGACAGTGGAAGAGAATCTATGGTTCAATGCAAAGTGTAG ACTGCCTGCTCATTTATCAAAACCGGATAAAGTTCTTGTTGTTGAAAGAGTTATAGAGGCTTTGGGGCTTCAGATGGTGCGTGATTCCTTGGTAGGAACCGTAGAGAAGCGAGGTATCTCAGGAGGCCAGAGGAAGCGAGTAAATGTCGGACTGGAAATGGTCATGGAACCTTCACTTTTGATCTTGGATGAACCTACATCTGGTTTGGACAGCGCATCCTCTTTGCAACTTCTTCGAGCACTTCGACATGAAGCTCTTGAAGGTGTAAACATCTGCATGGTGCTTCATCAACCGAG CTATTCCTTGTTCCAAATGTTTGATGATCTAGTCCTTTTGGCGAAAGGGGGATTCACAGTCTACCATGGTTCAGCAAAGAAAGCGGAACAATACTTTGCAGGCCTTGGGATCCATGTCCCAGATCGTGTTAATCCTCCAGACCACTTTATTGACATTTTAGAGGGTATAGTAAAACCAAGTCAAAGCTCGGGCGTGAACTATAAAGAGCTTCCGGTTAGGTGGATGCTTCACAATGGCTACCCGGTGCCCCCTGAACTGCAGCAAACTGCTGCTCGGATTTCTATGCCCTCAGCAAGTCCAGATCTTTCAGATGGGATAAGTCCTCATGCTGGAATAGATGAAAGATCTTTTGCTGGAGAGTTATGGCAAGATGTCAGGACAACTGTCGAGATACATCGGGATACCATACGCCACAATTTCTTGAAGTTTAAGGACTTATCGAGCCGGAGAACTCCGGGTGTGCTCTGGCAATACAGATACTTTCTCGGAAG GCTTGGCAAGCAGCGAATGAGGGAAGCCAAAGTACAAGCAACCGATTATCTGATCTTACTGCTTGCTGGGGCTTGCTTAGGAACAATAGGTAAAACAGGCGAAGAAAACTTTGGAGCCATTGGTTATACGTATACCATAATCGCAGTCT CTCTTCTATGCAAAATAGCTGCTTTGAGATCATTTTCACTCGATAAACTACAATATTTGAGAGAAAGAGCATCTGGCATGAGCAGCTTGGCTTACTTTTTGGCCAAAGACACAATCGACCATTTCAATACTGTGATCAAGCCCCTGGTGTATCTCTCTATGTTCTTTTTCTTCACGAATCCAAGATCTTCATTCGCAGAAAATTACGTTGTCCTGCTGTGCCTAGTGTACTGTGTGACCGGTATAGGCTATGCATTTGCCATCTTCTTTCATCCTGGTTCTGCGCAACTG TGGTCGGTTCTTGTTCCAGTTGTTTTGACTCTCGTTGCCACTCGGACTCAAGATAATgaagttttgaaaaatatatctAATTTGTGTTATCCTAAGTGGGCTTTGGAAGCTTTCGTGATAGCAAATACCGAAAA GTACTACGGAGTGTGGTTAATTACTCGATGTGGAGCCCTATCGAAAAGCGATTATAATCTACACGAATGGACTCTTTGTATAGGCATCCTTATTCTCACCGGCATAATCAGCCGTTTAATTGCGTTTTTTGGTATGATTACATTCCGAAAGAAGTGA